The Microcystis panniformis FACHB-1757 region TGTCTTAACCCTTGTTGTAAAGGTACACAGCTAACTTCGTTTAAAAAGTCTAATTCTTCCTGCTTTTTCCAATCGGTCAACATTGAAGAAGTTTGAGCGTAGCCTACTCTTTCTTGCTTTTCGTACCAAGCTTGTGTTCGTTCGTGGAGAGCTTTATTGTAAACTAATCTTACACAGCCCAATGTGCGCCGCAATAGCGACTCTTGTGTTGGTGTGGGGTAAAATCGAAACGAGTAGGCTTTTTCCATACCTCACATTTTAGCATATATTTCGTAAACGATGCTCATATTTAACAGTAAAGCCGTCGTAGAACGACGGGGTTTCAGACCCAAATTTTCGATGAACAGATTCTCGGCGCCGATGGTTTCGGGCAAGTGTTCCCGGAGGACAAATATCATATCGTCGATGTCTTGCAGAAAACTAATCACATTGTCGGTATGACCGGAGATGGGGTCAACGATGCGCCGGCGCTGAAAAAAGCCGATGCGGGGATTGCGGTTTCCGGGGCGACGGATGCGGCCCGGGCGGCGGCCGATATAGTTCTCCTTACCCCCGGTTTATCGGTAATCGTCGATGCAATTAGGTTAAGTCGTCAGATTTTTGAGCGGATGACCAGTTATGTTCTCTACCGGATCATCGCCACAATTCAGATTCTCGTTTTTACCACTTTGGCGATTCTGTTCTTTAATTCCTACCCGATTACGGCAATTATGATCGTTTTCTTAGCAATTCTTAACGATGGAGCGATCATGACGATCGCCTACGATAATGCCAAGATATCGAAAGTACCCCAAGCTTGGGATATGCCGAAAGTTCTCACCATCGCTTCGGTTTTGGGAGTGGTCAACGTCATTGCCACTTTCCTACTGTACTATCTAGCGGGCCGGGTATGGGGAATGACTCCTGACAAGGTGCAAACCTATATTTTCCTCAATATCGCTCTCTTAGGGATGATGACTCTCTATTCGGTGCGGGCAAAAGGTGCGTTTTGGTCCTTGGCCCCTGCTAAACCTCTAGCGATCGCTACTGGCATCTCGGTCATTATATCTTCGCTGATCTCAATGTTCGGAATCCTGATCGCCCCGATCGGTTTTGAGGGAGTGGCAAAAAGCTGGCTCTATGCCCTAGTCTGGTTATTGATTATCGATCGAGTCAAATTGGCTCTCTATTCGATTTTTAATCATCCCAAGGCAGATTTAGGCAACACCTATCAATCCACTTGGGAGAATTTAAAAACTTGATCGTAGTCCCTATCCTGGGGAAAACCAAGCTCATCAGGCACTTTCCCCAGAAAATTTTTTTCAGCAAACTCTAATTAGGGTCTGCTGAAAAAGTACGGGCGAAGCATTCGGATAGAAAATCTCCGGTTTCACCGATAGGTTATTGCCCGAATGCTTCGCCCCTACGGGACGCGGGCCGATGAAGACGCAAGGTTTGGAAGCACGATTCTCTCAAAATCTTGCACCTGTTTCGCCAGAAAAGCCACAAAACCCTTACCTTGCCTACATTTCACATTTATTCAACAAACCCTAATTATGACGATTGCCATCATAGTGAATTCTTGCCCCGGCCCATTGCAATTTTTCCTGTAGAGTCTGATAAAAAGAATAACTTTCCCGCAGGATAATAAATTGGGCGAATTTTTCGGCTTTAGTAACTCCCACCCATTGCCCGGGCCAAATGGAAGTAGCTAAAGCGCCATCCATCCAGAGTTTAGTATTTAATTCGTAGTCTCCCAGAGGCCAAATACTAACCAGAGATGCCGGGGGAATGACAATCGGCCGACTGGAGAGACTCAAGGGACAAATCGGGGTGACAGCGATCGCTTCCATGCCGGGGTGTATAATCGGACCATTAGCGGAAGCGGTGTAACAGGTGGATCCCGTGGGAGTAGCCACTAATAAACCGTCCCCTTGGTACTGATCTACTACTTCCCCGTCCACTTCGATTTCGAGGATTGAGGTGGGCATCCTATCGATACTAGCGGGTTTCACACACATCTCATTCAGGGCATAAAATGCCTCGCTCACTGGCTGCGGGTTTCTTTTATCCCCTTCATAGATTCTGGCCATTAACATCATCCGTTGTTGTACCGCATAGTGATCGGATTGTAAACGCTCCCAGACCGTCTCCGTATCTTGGAAAATCTCCAAAGGTTCCGTTAAAAATCCCAGATGGCCGCCAACATTCACCGCTAAAATTGGAATGTCTTCGTGGGCTAAATAGCGAGCAGCGGCCAAAATGGTTCCATCTCCCCCCAAAACGATGGCAAGGTCGATTTTTTCCGATGCTGAGGCTAAAAATACTGGATAGGGATTATCTTTAAAGCCACTGGGTCCCATTAAAACTTTACACTGACGGGCTTCTAACTGTTTAGCGCATTTTTCCGCCCATGCTTTACTTTGGGGATGGTTGGCCTTGTGAGCGATGATTACTTGTTTTAACTGCACGGAGTTGAGACCTTGTTCGGAGGTTCTATATTTTTAACAATACCAAGACCGGGTAGATCGGGTGAAAAGTAAAAAGTAAAAAAGGGGTTGGGGGAAGAACCTCGGCCTGACTGTAGCCAATTTGACAGAATTAATCGATAGATAAGGGTAGATGGAATTAACTAGGGTTTGCTGAAAAAGTAGGGGCGAAGCATTCGGATAGAAAATCTATGGTTTCACCGATAGGTTATTGCCCGAATGCTTCGCCCCTACAGGACGCGGGCCGATGAAGACGCAATGTTTTGAAGGACGATTCTCTCAAAATCTTGCACCTGTTCCGCGAGAAAAGCCACAAAACTCTTACCTTGCCTACATTTCACATTTATTCAGCAAGCCCTAACTAGGATAAGCTGGCAGGTTTTAGCAATCTTATTCCCTTTTTTCCCTGTAACTGCTGTATCTGTGCGACTTTTTCCCAATTATCTCCCTCAACACCCCTACCACTTAATTTCCCCGCAAGGTTATAATTGTATTAAGATGTGTAACAATTCTCTGGCAAACTCTTGACAAAGGATAACAAATCTGCTCTCCCAAAAAACAGGAAAGGTTTTATTTCTATGACATTAATTCAAACCGCCCAATTATCGCTAGAAACTTTGGCTTTAGCCTTTTTTAAGCAGACAGAAGGACGCTGGCAATCCCAGAGACGTTATTACACCCTCACCCAAGAAACGGAACCCCAAGAAGTTATCAGCGCCATCGAGATTAAATATTTACCCCAAGGCAGCGAACCATTAATTCAACTGGCCCGTTTACATAATCTGGAAGATACAACTTTATTAGGTGGCACGGAAGTGACTTGGCAAAGTAATTATCTCCGTCCCCAGAGTAAAAAACCCTCCAACGGTTCCACCATATTCGGTATTTTAGATAATATTCTCTATCGCGATCGGGGATTTGCGACGGATAAACCCGTTAGTGCCATTTATACCTTTCCTAACCCCTCTACTCTCTGTCTGAGAACAGAATACGCCGGTTCTGTCTTTGAAGAAGAAATTAAACTCATCGGTCAACAATATCGCACCCGACAAACTATTATCTCTCGCGCTGGTCAAGAATTGATGATCGGTCAATATCTAGAAAAACGGGTCAATTAGTCAAAAAAATGACGGCTATTCCCATAATTTTGACTTTTATCCTAGGAATAGGGCTGAAATCAAATCAGCCCTTCCCATAACTCCCCTTTAAACTGGGGTTAAATTGTCTTGATTCTGACTAGCGAGAAACTTCTCTAATTCCGTAATTGCATCGGCATCGACCTTAGTTTGCATAGGACAGAATTTCGGTCCACACATCGAACAAAACTCCGCAGTCTTATAGATATCTGCGGGTAAAGTCTCATCGTGGTATTCCTTAGCGCGATCGGGATCCAAGGATAACTGAAATTGACGATTCCAATCGAAATTATAACGAGCAATGGAGAGTTCGTCGTCACGATCACGCGCCCCGGGACGATGACGGGCGATATCTGCCGCATGAGCCGCTATTTTGTAGGCAATTAAGCCATTTCGCACATCTTCAGCGTTGGGTAAACCGAGATGTTCTTTCGGAGTGACATAACATAACATCGCCGTCCCGTACCAACCCGCCAGAGCCGCCCCGATCGCCGAAGTGATATGATCGTACCCTGGGGCAATATCAGTGACAAGGGGACCAAGAACATAGAAGGGTGCTTCGCTACACTCCTCCATTTGTTTTTTCACATTAAATTCAATTTGATCCATGGGAACATGGCCAGGTCCTTCCACCATCACCTGTACATCGTGTTCCCAAGCGCGGCGCGTCAGTTGGCCGAGGGTTTTCAATTCCGCTAATTGGGCCGCATCAGAAGCATCGTGGGTACAACCGGGACGTAGGGAGTCACCGAGACTAAAAGAAACGTCATAACGCTTGAAAATCTCGATAATTTCATCGAAATGGGTGTAGAGAGGATTTTGCTTATGGTGGTGTAACATCCACTTAGCAATAATACCACCACCCCGGGAGACAATCCCGGTCAGACGGGTTTTGACTAAAGGCAGGTGTTCGATGAGGATTCCCGCATGAATCGTCATGTAATCTACCCCTTGCCCGGCGTGTTTTTCGATAATGTGGAGGAAATCTTCGGGGGTGAGTTTTTCAATATTGCCGTGAACGCTTTCCACCGCTTGATAGATGGGTACAGTACCGATGGGGACCGGAGAAGCATTGATAATCGCGGTGCGAATTTCGTCCAAATTACCGCCACCGGTGGAAAGATCCATCACCGTATCCGCGCCGTATTTGACCGCTAGGTGTAATTTTTCCAGTTCTTCGTTAATATTCGAGGAGTTAGGGGAAGCCCCGATATTAGCATTAACTTTACACTTAGAAGCAATACCGATCGCCATGGGTTCGAGGTTGAGGTGATTGATATTAGCGGGAATAATCAGTCTTCCTCGGGCGATTTCGCTGCGAATCAATTCGGGAGAGAGATTTTCCCGTTTTGCCACATACGTCATCTCTTCGGTAATTATCCCCTGACGGGCGTAGTGCATTTGCGATACATTTGCTTGTCCGCGCCGGGGGGCAACCCATTCTTGTCTCATAATTTTATTTCCTCTGTAAACAGCTTCCCTACGCTGGAATTACCCAGTCTCAGGTTCTAAGGGTCTTTCTCAGCCTGATTATCCCAGACACCCCTAGCTATGACGGCAATTGTATCACTGTTGACGACTGAGGAGATCAAGCTTAAGATTGTTGTTTGATTGGGCAGTTAGGCTAAAACCCACTTAGACCCCCTACAATAAACTTCTTAGGTGACGAATACTTAAATTTTCCACAATTGGGAAAAATTCGGATTAGGAAATCCAGAAAGTACCCGTCTGGGTTTGAGCCTAAACAAGCTCGAATTATCCAAAAAGCGTCGGGATTTTACGTTTCGGTTTCCTTCCAATCTACGGAATTAGTTCCCGATATGACAGTAGGGAAGACCTGTTTAGGAATTGACGCGGGGATTGAGAGTTTTGTGGCTACTTCACGAGGAGATTTAATCAAAGCCCCTCGATTTTTGTTGAAAGTACAGAGTAAGCTTAAATTGCTAAGTAGGTGGGTGGAATTAAATATAAGATGAACGTAGGTTGGGTTGAAGTATGAAACCCAACGCCCGCATGGGTTACGCTACCGCTAACCCATCCTACAAATAATTGTGCCTCCCTACTTACAAAGACGCTTGAAACATAAAGTCAAAGGCTCAAACAGTTGGTTAAAACTCCAAGAGAAGATAGCAAGATTACACGAGAAAGTGTCTAATACTCGTAGAGATTGGCACTTTAAACTAGCTCATTACCTTTGCGATCTCGCTGATAATATCTTTGTCGAAGATATTAACTTCATTTCCTGGTCTAGAGGGATCGTTAGAAAACAATCTCTGGATTCAGGCATTGGTAGTTTTATTAACGAGATACTAAGTAGTCATGCAAAATTAATTACCTGCCCGATCGAGCTAAAACCCTTACGGGGCAATGATCGTCATGTGTAAATAATTTTGCCTAGGTACTTACCATTGGTTGTTTGGAAACGGGGAAAATATTATCTTAAGGTCGATAAAAACGGAACTTCACAGGAGTGTCCCAATTGTGGCGCATTTACTGGTAAAAAGTCGTTATCGGAAAGAGTTCACCGGTGCGATTCTTGCGGCCACATCGAACCAAGAGATACGGCATCAGCGAAGGTAATCGAGAACCGAGGAAAAAACGCGGTCGGACTGACCGTGTTAGAAAACGCTTGCGGAGGCGGTCTGGCGGGGGTCGTTCAGTTAAACCTGTTTGATCTAGTCAAGAGCCTATGAACCAAGAATCCCCCGCTAGGTTTAGCGGGGGAGAGTCAAGCTTCCACTAAACGAAAGGCTGCACCTAAACCGACAGCGATCTCATCGGGAGAAATTTTCCCATCATGGTTAATATCGATCGCATCGAATACCGCATCGGTTCCCGCCCATTCTTCCCGGGTGATGAAACCATCCCCATCATGATCATAGACTCGGAAAATATCTTCGGCGGCGTGTTCTAGGGTTGACTGACCTTCCAACTGGGTTAAACGTTGAATCAGCAATTGTTCCAACAATTCTAAAGCTTTGGTAAAACCTTGAATACCTTCCGCTAGTTTTTCGGAAGCCATGGCATCTTCGGCGTGCATTTTTTCAAAAGTCGCGTGATCCATGGCAATTTTGACAATATCAAGGGTTGCGGCCTGTGCTGGATCGAGCTTACGGGGTAAATCGGCTTCTGTCCCTTGCAATTGTTCGAGAAGTTTCGGGGAAATGGTTAAAAGATCACAACCAGCTAACTCGCAAATTTCGCCGATATTGCGGAAACTTGCCCCCATAACTTCGGTTTTATAGCCAAACTTTTTATAGTAGTTATAGATCTGGGTAACGGATTGGACCCCGGGATCTTCAGCGCCAACGTAGTCTTTACCGGTTTCTTTTTTATACCAATCGAGAATCCGACCGACAAAGGGAGAAATTAAGGTTACTCCCGCTTCCGCACAGGCGATCGCCTGATGGAACCCGAATAATAGGGTTAAATTACAGTGAATTCCTTCTTTTTCGAGGACTTCTGCGGCTTTAATCCCTTCCCAAGTCGAGGCAATTTTAATTAAGACTCTTTCTCTAGAGATACCCGCTTGTTCATACTGGGAAATGAGATAACGGGCCTTGTCGATGGTAGCTTGGGTATCGTAGGAAAGACGAGCATCCACTTCGGTGGAGACGCGGCCAGGGACGATTTGCAGGATTTGCAGACCAAAACCGATGGCTAGGCGATCAAAAGCTAGTGTGGCCACATCTTCCGGAGTGGCCTGCTCTCCTAATTCTTTTCTGGCCGCTTGCAGGGTTTGATCGACAATCGGCTGATATTGGGGCATTTGGGCCGCGGCCGTGATCAGGGAGGGGTTAGTGGTGGTATCTTGGGGGGTGAAAGCTTCGATCGCTTGGATATCGCCGGTATCGGCAACAACCACTGTAAATTCCCGTAATTGTTCTAGTAGGGTTTTAGCCATAACTTCTCCAGATGCGTGTTAACGCGAGACTTTATCTGGATCTTAGCGATTCGATCGAAAGGAAGGGGGAAAATTCCCGATTGATTTAATTCCTACCCACAGACCTGGCCAAAGTAAGGATAAGCTGGGAATCTTTTGGCCACTCCTTGCCCAAAGTCCTTTATTTGTGATAGTATTAGTGATTGTGTCGATTTAACAAAACGGAGTTTATGCCCAAGCTAAAAACGCGAAAGGCGGCGGCCAAACGATTCGAGGCCACGGGAAGCGGCAAAAAAATCAAACGTCGCAAAGCCTTCAAAAATCACCTACTCGATCATAAAAGTGCCGAACGCAAGCGCCGTCGTTTGTCCCAGATTACCCTAGTGGACGAGCGCGACGAGAAGGAAGTGCGCTTAATGTTGCCCTATTTGTAAATTTTCCAGAAAAATCGTCTAAAGGATTATCATGTCTAGAGTAAAACGGGGGAATGTCGCCCGCAAGCGACGCAAAAAAGTTCTCAAATTAGCCAAAGGTTTTCGCGGTTCTCACTCGCGCCTATTCCGTACAGCTAACCAACAGGTAATGAAGGCCTTGCGGAATGCCTATAGAGACCGTCGCAAACGTAAACGCGATTTTCGTCGTCTTTGGATTACCCGCATTAACGCCGCGGCTCGTCAACAGGGCATCAGTTACAGCCAACTGACCGGACAATTAAAGAAAGCTAATATCCTCCTCAATCGGAAAATGTTGGCCCAATTAGCCGTCCTCGATCCCGTCGCTTTTGCTAAAGTGGTAGAAACAGCCAAAGGATAATTTAGCCCCAAGCATGACGGAAACTTGGCAAACGATTCAATTCCCCAGTTCAGAAAGTGCGATCGCTTTAGCGGGTCATCAAGAAGCTAACCTCAAATTGATAGCCAGGCAAACTGGGGCGAATTTAGTCCTCAGAGGGATGGAATTGCGGATTGGGGGGCAACCGACCCCCGTGGAGCGTGCCACAGCGATTGTACGCTCCTTAAGTATTTTATGGCAAGAGGCCAAGTTAATCGCCGAAGCCGATATTATGACCGCTATCCATGCCCTCGATACGGGGCGTTCTAGCGAGTATAAAGAACTACAGCAGGATATTCTCGCTCGTACCCGTCGCGGGGAGCTAATTCGGGCAAAAACCTTCCGTCAGCGTCAATATATCCAAGCGATTCAAAGTCACGATATCACCTTTTGTATTGGACCTGCCGGCACGGGGAAAACCTTTTTAGCCGCCGTTTTGGCCGTACAAGCTTTATTAGAAGATAAAGTAGAACGGATTATCCTCACCCGGCCGGCCGTGGAAGCGGGGGAAAAATTAGGCTTTCTCCCGGGGGATTTACAGCAAAAAGTCGATCCTTTTTTGCGTCCCCTCTACGATGCTTTATACGAATTTATCGAAGCGGCCAAAATTCCCGACCTGATGGAACGGGGTAAAATCGAAATAGCTCCCTTAGCTTATATGCGGGGACGAACCCTAGCTAATGCTTTTGTTATTGTTGATGAGGCCCAAAATACCACCCCAGCACAGTTAAAAATGGTCTTAACTCGCTTGGGATTCGGTTCGCGCATGGTAGTAACTGGAGATGTTACTCAAACCGATTTACCGCAACCACAGGAATCGGGGTTAATTGCCGCTCAAAAAATCCTCAAATCAGTAGAAGGGATCGCTTTTTGTTACCTATCCCGGGCCGATGTGGTGCGTCATCCCCTAGTACAAAAAATTGTCTCAGCCTACGAACAGCACGAAAAATAACAGATTGTTGAGATAGTCGCTCTTGTACTCTTGCGAGAGAGTATAGAATTAGGTTTGCGATGTGCAACTAAAAAGGACAGAATCAGGGTTCCAGAGGATACTTTAATCTCTGCTGATTTCTGAAAGCCTTGTTGTAAATCAAGACTAAAAATATAGTTGCACACCGAGTTTAATTTAGCTTTTTCCCCTTAAACTAAAACCGACAAAGACGTAGTTTAAAGCGTTTCGGTATCCCCAAACCTCAAGGAATTGATAACGCTGCCATCCTTTCACCGAGCCAGTCTGAAAAGCTCTTAGGGTGTATAGTTGATTAGCCCAGTTGTGATCGTTTGGTGTAGCATGGTGAACACAGTGCGCCCCTAGGCTAACTGGAAGGATGATTAGCCGAATAAAGACTGCTCCCACTAATTCCGTGGACCATTTTAACCACTCTAACCAGTGGTCTGAGCGCGGGGGGTAAGCACCCAGATATAGGGCAAAAGACTTACCAATTACCTGAGATTTAGCTCCCTCATTATCATCAGCTTCATAGGCCCAATTATGCTCCGGTAGCTGTTGCAAGAGTGCGGCTGCATAGGTTCCGAGTTGGGTAAATAGCGCCCAGAGTAAGCAGATTAAACAAGAATGGGTTAAACCCGCACAAACAGAGGCCAAGAAAAGCACAATCAGGGTAGCTATTTGGTAGTTAATGGGAGCTTTAAGAAGATTAGTCAGACGAGCAAGGAAGGTTTCTCCGTAAAACTTGGGAGAGAGTAATAACTTGCCCAAATTTTGCCAATAGAAGGCCTCTTCTTGGCCAAATTCAAAACCTAACTCTTCTACTAGGTAGGGGGTATTCCCCTTGTCATTCATGGTAGCTAGGTTTTTCGGCGGGTGGTGAATTAATAGGTGATCTTTTTTGAACAATGGAAAGGGCTTTTTCCCGGTAATTAAGGTAAGTAAACAACCTAAAAGATGGTTATAAGTGGGATATTGAGGGAAAAAAGCATTATGGGCGCAAAAGTGGGCTATTTCCTGCAATTGAGCCGCTCCAGCTACGGATAACACCCATCCTAGGGGGATTAATTGCCAGTGGCTAAGAGCGATCGCTAATCCTCCTATATACTGGAGTATGCCATAGAGTAATTCTAAGGAGGGCGTGCTTTTCCAGAGAGGGGGAGCAAGGTAGTAGCCTGTTAGCCAGTCAAAGAAAGCTTGTACGAGACGATTATCGCTGATTTGGAGCATCCCTAGGCGTGGATTATCCCTTAAAGCCGATGCTTGTGTTGGGGTGGTTTTTTTGAGTATCATGACAGTAGAAAATAAGTTGTACTGTCCTGAAAATGGTTAAATAACCAAATTCAGGCGGTTTTATTAGCTGTGCAGCTGTTCAATTTCTCGGTAGTGCTGGACTAATTGCCCATCACTAAAAAACGGCTTTGGAGAGATTTCTATCTCGATGGCGAGATTAATTACCCAAGCTTCTTTGGGTACATACCCCAAGCGATTTTTTAGCCTCTGGGTTAGTGATTTAATCTGATCAGTTGATAAATACATAGGCTTAATTCCTCTGTTTTTTTTCATAATAAACTTGCAAAATAGAGGAATAGGTAGCATTTTGATCGTCTTTTTTAAAATCTCCAAGGATCTTTTTGCGTGCTTTTCAGTGGCTAAAATGATCTTTTTAGCTTTCTCAAGGATCTTTTTGTTACAAACCGTTGCTAGTG contains the following coding sequences:
- a CDS encoding HAD-IC family P-type ATPase; its protein translation is MFPEDKYHIVDVLQKTNHIVGMTGDGVNDAPALKKADAGIAVSGATDAARAAADIVLLTPGLSVIVDAIRLSRQIFERMTSYVLYRIIATIQILVFTTLAILFFNSYPITAIMIVFLAILNDGAIMTIAYDNAKISKVPQAWDMPKVLTIASVLGVVNVIATFLLYYLAGRVWGMTPDKVQTYIFLNIALLGMMTLYSVRAKGAFWSLAPAKPLAIATGISVIISSLISMFGILIAPIGFEGVAKSWLYALVWLLIIDRVKLALYSIFNHPKADLGNTYQSTWENLKT
- a CDS encoding NAD(+) kinase, giving the protein MQLKQVIIAHKANHPQSKAWAEKCAKQLEARQCKVLMGPSGFKDNPYPVFLASASEKIDLAIVLGGDGTILAAARYLAHEDIPILAVNVGGHLGFLTEPLEIFQDTETVWERLQSDHYAVQQRMMLMARIYEGDKRNPQPVSEAFYALNEMCVKPASIDRMPTSILEIEVDGEVVDQYQGDGLLVATPTGSTCYTASANGPIIHPGMEAIAVTPICPLSLSSRPIVIPPASLVSIWPLGDYELNTKLWMDGALATSIWPGQWVGVTKAEKFAQFIILRESYSFYQTLQEKLQWAGARIHYDGNRHN
- a CDS encoding phycobiliprotein lyase produces the protein MTLIQTAQLSLETLALAFFKQTEGRWQSQRRYYTLTQETEPQEVISAIEIKYLPQGSEPLIQLARLHNLEDTTLLGGTEVTWQSNYLRPQSKKPSNGSTIFGILDNILYRDRGFATDKPVSAIYTFPNPSTLCLRTEYAGSVFEEEIKLIGQQYRTRQTIISRAGQELMIGQYLEKRVN
- the thiC gene encoding phosphomethylpyrimidine synthase; this encodes MRQEWVAPRRGQANVSQMHYARQGIITEEMTYVAKRENLSPELIRSEIARGRLIIPANINHLNLEPMAIGIASKCKVNANIGASPNSSNINEELEKLHLAVKYGADTVMDLSTGGGNLDEIRTAIINASPVPIGTVPIYQAVESVHGNIEKLTPEDFLHIIEKHAGQGVDYMTIHAGILIEHLPLVKTRLTGIVSRGGGIIAKWMLHHHKQNPLYTHFDEIIEIFKRYDVSFSLGDSLRPGCTHDASDAAQLAELKTLGQLTRRAWEHDVQVMVEGPGHVPMDQIEFNVKKQMEECSEAPFYVLGPLVTDIAPGYDHITSAIGAALAGWYGTAMLCYVTPKEHLGLPNAEDVRNGLIAYKIAAHAADIARHRPGARDRDDELSIARYNFDWNRQFQLSLDPDRAKEYHDETLPADIYKTAEFCSMCGPKFCPMQTKVDADAITELEKFLASQNQDNLTPV
- a CDS encoding transaldolase, with translation MAKTLLEQLREFTVVVADTGDIQAIEAFTPQDTTTNPSLITAAAQMPQYQPIVDQTLQAARKELGEQATPEDVATLAFDRLAIGFGLQILQIVPGRVSTEVDARLSYDTQATIDKARYLISQYEQAGISRERVLIKIASTWEGIKAAEVLEKEGIHCNLTLLFGFHQAIACAEAGVTLISPFVGRILDWYKKETGKDYVGAEDPGVQSVTQIYNYYKKFGYKTEVMGASFRNIGEICELAGCDLLTISPKLLEQLQGTEADLPRKLDPAQAATLDIVKIAMDHATFEKMHAEDAMASEKLAEGIQGFTKALELLEQLLIQRLTQLEGQSTLEHAAEDIFRVYDHDGDGFITREEWAGTDAVFDAIDINHDGKISPDEIAVGLGAAFRLVEA
- the rpmI gene encoding 50S ribosomal protein L35, with the translated sequence MPKLKTRKAAAKRFEATGSGKKIKRRKAFKNHLLDHKSAERKRRRLSQITLVDERDEKEVRLMLPYL
- the rplT gene encoding 50S ribosomal protein L20 gives rise to the protein MSRVKRGNVARKRRKKVLKLAKGFRGSHSRLFRTANQQVMKALRNAYRDRRKRKRDFRRLWITRINAAARQQGISYSQLTGQLKKANILLNRKMLAQLAVLDPVAFAKVVETAKG
- a CDS encoding PhoH family protein, which gives rise to MTETWQTIQFPSSESAIALAGHQEANLKLIARQTGANLVLRGMELRIGGQPTPVERATAIVRSLSILWQEAKLIAEADIMTAIHALDTGRSSEYKELQQDILARTRRGELIRAKTFRQRQYIQAIQSHDITFCIGPAGTGKTFLAAVLAVQALLEDKVERIILTRPAVEAGEKLGFLPGDLQQKVDPFLRPLYDALYEFIEAAKIPDLMERGKIEIAPLAYMRGRTLANAFVIVDEAQNTTPAQLKMVLTRLGFGSRMVVTGDVTQTDLPQPQESGLIAAQKILKSVEGIAFCYLSRADVVRHPLVQKIVSAYEQHEK
- a CDS encoding fatty acid desaturase, with amino-acid sequence MILKKTTPTQASALRDNPRLGMLQISDNRLVQAFFDWLTGYYLAPPLWKSTPSLELLYGILQYIGGLAIALSHWQLIPLGWVLSVAGAAQLQEIAHFCAHNAFFPQYPTYNHLLGCLLTLITGKKPFPLFKKDHLLIHHPPKNLATMNDKGNTPYLVEELGFEFGQEEAFYWQNLGKLLLSPKFYGETFLARLTNLLKAPINYQIATLIVLFLASVCAGLTHSCLICLLWALFTQLGTYAAALLQQLPEHNWAYEADDNEGAKSQVIGKSFALYLGAYPPRSDHWLEWLKWSTELVGAVFIRLIILPVSLGAHCVHHATPNDHNWANQLYTLRAFQTGSVKGWQRYQFLEVWGYRNALNYVFVGFSLRGKS